In Camelina sativa cultivar DH55 chromosome 16, Cs, whole genome shotgun sequence, a single window of DNA contains:
- the LOC104750098 gene encoding chaperonin 60 subunit alpha 1, chloroplastic — protein sequence MASANALSSASVLCSSRQSKLGGGSQQQGQRVSYNKRANRRFSVRANVKEIAFDQHSRAALQAGIDKLADCVGLTLGPRGRNVVLDEFGSPKVVNDGVTIARAIELPDAMENAGAALIREVASKTNDSAGDGTTTASILAREIIKHGLLSVTSGANPVSLKRGIDKTVLGLIEELQKKARPVKGRDDIKAVASISAGNDDLIGSMIADAIDKVGPDGVLSIESSSSFETTVEVEEGMEIDRGYISPQFVTNPEKLLAEFENARVLITDQKITAIKDIIPILEKTTQLRAPLLIIAEDVTGEALATLVVNKLRGVLNVVAVKAPGFGERRKAMLQDIAILTGAEYLASDMSLLVENATIDQLGIARKVTISKDSTTLIADAASKDELQARIAQLKKELFETDSVYDSEKLAERIAKLSGGVAVIKVGAATETELEDRKLRIEDAKNATFAAIEEGIVPGGGATLVHLSTAIPAIKETFEDADERLGADIVQKALVAPAALIAQNAGIEGEVVVEKIMFSEWELGYNAMTDTYENLLEAGVIDPAKVTRCALQNAASVAGMVLTTQAIVVDKPKPKAPAAAAPEGLMV from the exons ATGGCTTCTGCTAACGCTCTCTCTTCAGCCTCCGTCCTCTGTTCTTCCCGTCAG agTAAGTTGGGAGGAGGAAGTCAGCAGCAAGGTCAGAGAGTAAGCTACAACAAGAGGGCAAACAGACGTTTTAGTGTTAGAGCAAATGTAAAGGAGATTGCTTTTGACCAGCACTCTAGAGCTGCTCTTCAAGCTGGTATTGACAAGCTTGCTGATTGTGTtggtctcactcttggacctaGAG GGAGGAATGTTGTGTTGGATGAATTTGGAAGTCCTAAAGTGGTGAATGATGGAGTCACCATTGCAAGGGCTATTGAGTTACCTGATGCCATGGAAAACGCTGGTGCAGCTCTTATTCGTGAG GTTGCGAGTAAGACTAATGACTCGGCTGGTGATGGGACGACCACTGCGTCTATCCTTGCTCGGGAGATCATTAAACACGGATTGTTGAGCGTCACTTCTGGTGCGAATCCCGTTTCCCTCAAGAGAGGAATTGATAAGACTGTGCTAGGTCTGATCGAAGAGCTTCAGAAGAAAGCTAGGCCTGTGAAAGGTCGTGATGACATCAAAG CTGTTGCTTCTATCTCTGCTGGAAATGATGACCTTATAGGGTCAATGATTGCTGATGCCATTGACAAAGTTGGACCTGATGGTGTTTTGTCCATTGAATCTTCATCCTCTTTCGAGACCACTGTTGAAGTTGAAGAAGGGATGGAg ATTGACAGAGGTTACATCTCGCCTCAGTTTGTTACAAACCCTGAGAAACTACTAGCTGAGTTTGAGAACGCCAGGGTTTTGATCACTGATCAGAAGATCACTGCAATCAAAGACATCATCCCTATTTTAGAGAAGACCACTCAGCTTCGAGCTCCATTGTTGATTATTGCAGAGGATGTTACTGGTGAAGCCTTAGCTACCCTTGTCGTGAACAAGCTCCGTGGTGTCCTTAACGTCGTTGCCGTTAAAGCTCCAGgatttggagaaagaagaaaagccaTGCTTCAAGATATTGCAATCTTGACAG GAGCTGAGTACCTAGCCAGTGACATGAGCTTGCTGGTTGAAAATGCAACCATAGATCAATTGGGTATTGCCCGTAAAGTGACGATTAGCAAAGACTCGACTACCCTCATTGCAGATGCAGCTTCCAAGGACGAGTTACAAGCTCGGATTGCTCAGCTGAAGAAAGAATTATTCGAGACTGATTCAGTATATGACTCAGAGAAGCTCGCTGAGAGAATCGCTAAGCTATCTGGTGGTGTTGCTGTCATTAAAGTCGGTGCAGCAACCGAAACTGAGCTTGAAGACCGTAAGCTCCGTATCGAGGATGCAAAGAACGCAACATTTGCTGCTATTGAGGAAGGTATAGTTCCAGGTGGTGGTGCTACTTTGGTCCATCTCTCCACTGCTATTCCCGCCATTAAGGAGACCTTTGAGGATGCTGATGAACGTTTGGGAGCTGATATAGTACAAAAG GCATTGGTGGCACCAGCTGCACTTATTGCACAGAATGCTGGAATCGAAGGAGAGGTTGTTGTCGAAAAGATTATGTTCAGCGAATGGGAGCTTGGGTACAACGCAATGACTGATACATACGAGAATCTGTTGGAAGCTGGAGTGATTGATCCGGCGAAAGTGACAAGATGTGCTCTACAGAACGCTGCTTCCGTAGCAGGAATGGTACTGACCACTCAGGCCATTGTTGTCGACAAACCAAAACCCAAGGctcctgctgctgctgctcctgAGGGTCTCATGGTGTAA
- the LOC104750101 gene encoding aspartic proteinase CDR1-like, with translation MSLATTMIALFLQILITCFIFTTEASSPHGFTIDLIQRRSNSSSSRVSSDTQLGSPYANTVFDDTTYLMRLHIGTPPFEIRAVLDTGSNLVWTQCLPCTNCYDQYAPIFDPSKSSTFKEKRCHGHSCPCDIVYADGSYTKGTLATETVTIHSTSGELFVMPKTIIGCSHNSSGFKSPSSSGIVGLNWGSLSLVTQMGGEYPGFVSYCFSGKGTSKINFGGNANIAGDGVVSTTMFMTTAKPGFYYLNLDAVSVGDTRIETLGTPFHALEGNIVIDSGTTYTFLPESYCNLVREAVEKVVKADRVVDTSMLCYNSDTIEIFPVITMHFSGGADLVLEKYNMYVESEGGGLFCMAVICGNSKQEAIFGNRAQNNFLVSYDSSSLLVSFKPTDCSALWS, from the coding sequence ATGTCTCTTGCAACTACGATGATCGCTCTCTTTCTTCAAATCctaataacatgttttatctttACAACCGAAGCATCATCACCTCACGGCTTCACCATCGACTTGATCCAGCGTCGCtccaattcatcttcttctcgagTCAGTTCTGATACTCAGCTCGGATCACCTTACGCTAACACCGTCTTTGATGACACCACGTATCTAATGAGACTACATATCGGTACTCCTCCTTTCGAGATCAGAGCTGTCTTAGACACAGGAAGCAATCTCGTATGGACACAATGTTTGCCTTGTACTAACTGTTACGACCAATACGCTCCCATATTCGACCCTTCGAAATCCTCAACCTTCAAAGAGAAAAGATGCCACGGGCACTCTTGTCCTTGCGACATTGTCTACGCAGACGGAAGCTATACCAAGGGAACCTTAGCGACCGAGACAGTCACGATCCATTCAACTTCAGGGGAACTCTTTGTAATGCCTAAAACCATTATTGGTTGTAGCCACAACAGCTCAGGGTTTAAGTCCCCGAGTTCTTCGGGCATTGTTGGTCTAAATTGGGGATCTTTATCGCTCGTCACTCAGATGGGAGGGGAGTACCCAGGTTTCGTCTCTTACTGCTTCTCTGGTAAAGGAACTAGTAAGATCAACTTTGGTGGGAATGCTAATATAGCAGGAGATGGGGTTGTATCAACCACTATGTTTATGACCACAGCAAAACCCGGTTTCTATTACCTAAACCTAGACGCGGTCAGCGTTGGGGACACCCGCATTGAGACATTGGGGACACCATTTCATGCCTTGGAAGGGAACATAGTGATAGACTCTGGAACCACTTACACGTTCTTGCCTGAAAGCTACTGTAACCTAGTAAGAGAGGCAGTGGAAAAAGTTGTGAAAGCGGATCGAGTAGTTGACACTAGTATGTTGTGCTACAACTCGGACACCATAGAGATATTTCCGGTAATCACAATGCATTTTTCTGGCGGTGCGGATCTTGTCTTGGAAAAGTACAATATGTATGTGGAATCGGAGGGAGGAGGACTGTTTTGTATGGCTGTTATATGTGGTAATTCGAAACAAGAAGCTATCTTTGGGAACAGGGCACAGAATAATTTTTTGGTGAGTTATGATTCTTCTTCACTGCTGGTTTCTTTTAAGCCCACCGATTGTTCTGCATTGTGGAGTTGA
- the LOC104750099 gene encoding pentatricopeptide repeat-containing protein At2g28050-like yields MTLQRFLKTLKTAKRTYPFSINKLILDSSSTNQTLDSPEKPLSDLNLSTFRRILTDPDVKSWKCVSLFSFILENPCLFSFQPDLRAHLSLAFRVLSERRFSDAVKLMKPVAIDDILRYPFNAIVSAFVDECGGCETRVVARFFNSMVMVYSDNDKFDEVFEVFEYMKNNEVKVNEKTCTLHLLNLKRSDHMELAVDFFRLMVESGLDVVSVYSLTVVVSALCCNGEITRARELVEEMVLVKGIKPNIVTFKSMIDSCVKRWGFEELDLVLKLMDKESVMLDLDTYKILIDGFTSYGKLEEAERLVSKMHDEKLRVETYLYNLIMDGYSRFGLVEKAFELHSEMSSRGVTPNKDTFWVLMNGLCRAGKVCEAMRLFSELRVNEFEIDGEMYITLTEGCYRAGMIDKSLEVVAEMIREGFIPDGTVFERLADALFEVNCKEAQMMVTFVVKSGINPKPCSEFGPT; encoded by the coding sequence ATGACTCTGCAAAGGTTCCTGAAAACCTTAAAGACAGCTAAAAGAACTTATCCATTCTCAATCAACAAGCTCATCCTCGATTCTTCCTCTACAAACCAAACTCTTGATTCGCCGGAAAAGCCACTCTCCGACCTCAACCTCTCCACTTTCCGCCGTATTTTAACCGACCCAGATGTCAAATCCTGGAAATGCGTCTCCTTGTTCAGTTTCATCCTCGAAAACCCTTGTCTTTTCTCGTTCCAACCTGACCTCAGAGCTCACTTGTCTTTAGCTTTCCGTGTCTTGTCAGAGAGGAGATTCTCAGATGCGGTGAAACTGATGAAGCCTGTGGCTATTGACGACATTCTCAGGTACCCTTTTAACGCAATCGTCTCTGCCTTTGTTGATGAGTGTGGTGGTTGTGAGACGAGAGTTGTTGCGAGGTTCTTTAATTCGATGGTTATGGTTTACTCAGACAATGATAAATTCGATGAagtttttgaggtttttgagTATATGAAGAACAATGAGGTTAAGGTTAATGAAAAGACTTGTACTTTACATCTGTTGAATCTCAAAAGATCTGATCACATGGAACTAGCTGTAGATTTCTTTCGTTTAATGGTTGAATCGGGGTTAGATGTTGTATCTGTGTACTCTTTAACCGTTGTTGTTTCGGCGTTGTGTTGCAATGGAGAGATCACGAGAGCAAGAGAACTAGTTGAGGAGATGGTGCTGGTTAAAGGGATTAAGCCTAATATTGTTACATTTAAGTCGATGATAGATTCTTGTGTCAAAAGATGGGGTTTTGAAGAGTTGGATTTGGTTCTTAAGTTAATGGACAAGGAAAGTGTGATGCTTGATCTTGATACTTACAAGATTTTGATTGATGGGTTCACTAGTTATGGTAAGCTTGAAGAAGCAGAGAGGTTGGTTTCGAAAATGCATGATGAGAAGCTAAGAGTGGAGACTTATCTGTATAATTTGATCATGGATGGGTACTCTCGGTTCGGTCTAGTGGAGAAAGCGTTTGAACTACACAGCGAAATGAGTTCTCGTGGTGTTACTCCAAACAAGGATACGTTTTGGGTGTTGATGAATGGACTCTGCAGAGCTGGAAAAGTGTGTGAAGCGATGAGATTGTTCAGCGAGTTGCGAGTGAATGAGTTTGAGATTGATGGAGAAATGTATATTACGTTGACTGAAGGGTGTTACAGAGCAGGAATGATAGATAAATCTTTGGAAGTGGTGGCTGAGATGATTAGGGAAGGATTCATTCCTGATGGTACAGTATTTGAAAGATTAGCTGATGCATTGTTTGAAGTAAACTGTAAAGAGGCACAGATGATGGTTACGTTCGTAGTTAAGAGTGGCATTAACCCAAAACCTTGTTCTGAATTTGGTCCGACATGA